CAGATATGATTTCACTGTATTCAAAGGCAAATCCAGGCAGTCTGCAATCTCGTTGTAAGAAAAATCTTGTAAATAGCGCAGGACGATGACCGTCCGATGATGCTCGGGCAATTGATCAATCGCTTCACGTATATCCTCAGCTAAATAAGAGGATAGAACCTCACGTTCCACATTGTGTTTATCCTGAAACACCATTTCATGCTCATCAATAGAAACTGTAGGTTTAGTTCTTCTGAATTTATCAATGCAAATATTGGTAACGATTCGCTGAACCCACGTTTTGAACTGGGCCTTTTCCTCATATGAACCGATTTTGGTATAAACCCGGATCAAGGCCTCCTGAGATGCATCCAGCGCATCTTGTTCATTATGCAAAATGTAGAAGGCGGTTTTATATACATGCCCTTCAATTTCTCGCAATAGGGTGATTAGAGCGTCGCGATCGCCCGCTTGAGCGGCTCTGATGAGTCCCTGCTCCACCACGAAGGTTCCCCCTCTCTATGCAATCTTACTGACGCGCAAGACTGCGAATTTGTTGCAACCCTGTAATTAATATTTTTAGAATACCAAACTTTTCTTAGAACGTCATGTTAAGCCATCTTTTATAAAGTGCTATCGCACATTTCATAGCATTTCGCAGCCAATAATTCCTACTAAGCATACAGGGGAAACTTCAATCATTCAAATACTCTTTTGAATAACTTTATAACAAAAATGACACAAGTATAAACGCCTTCGGCATCCCAATAAGGCCGGCAAGCGTTTAGGTAAGAAATATCTCCCATTTCCAAAAGAAACGGCTTATCCTCCTGTCGGAAAAGAAGCCGTCAGTAAACAAGAAATAACCTTAGAATCGAGCACATAACTCTATTTATATAACACAATCTTGCAGAGCATGAACACTGCGTAGTTGTCCCTAGTTTCATCATCCACAACATACGCCTCTCCATTCTCAAAAATATGAGGGTTATTGTAATTCCTCTCTAATCTATAGATCTGGCCTTCCGTCACCTTACAACCATGGAATGCCGACGCAATTTCTACGTATTCCGCATCCTCTTCATCAGCTGCAAGATACAGCTTTTTATCATGATAAGCAGGCATATACTCACTCCCGGTCCGATAATAAACCATTCCAATTCGTAGACGTCAGTCAAACATCATAACTCTTCTACTTTATAGTTTATTGCCTTTGTCCTCATTCTATACTTTATGAAAACATATAATGTAAGAAAATCTGAATGTCGGAAAATATGTATATAAAAAAGGTTGTACGGCTGACATGCGTCAGCTATACAACCTTCAATAAATCTATCTATTCGAATTAAGAAAAACAGAATTAAATACCTTTTACCTCTTTAAATTTTGCCACATACTGAGCCGCAAGATCGGTAATCTGATCGTATCGACCATCCTTCGCAGGTGCAGTCAAATTACCCCCGATTCCTACTGCTATACAGCCGTTGGCAATCCATTTTTCCATATTATTCAGATCCACGCCACCTGTTGGCATAATGTTCACATGCGGCATAGGGCCTTTAACCGCTTTCACATAATCCGGACCAAACGCACTGCCAGGGAACAACTTCAGCACATCCACACCAAACTTCAATGCTTCCTTCATTTCATTTAATGTCATGCAGCCAGGCATGTACGGAATACCATAAAGATTACACATTTTAGCTGTCTCTGCTTCAAAAGAGGGACTGACCACAAATTCCGAGCCTGCAAGAATGGCTATTCTCGCCGTTAATGGATCAAGTACAGTTCCTGCTCCAATCACTGCGCGATCTCCGTACTCCGCTACCAATCGTTTAATCGCCACATCCGCATCCGGAGTAGTAAAAGTTACCTCAATATTATTCAAACCGCCTTCGATACAAGCAACGGACATTTTAAAAGCTTCCTCAGCACTATCAGCACGAATAACGGCTACAACTCCAACGGACGCCACATTCTGCAATACTTTCATTTTCTTCATCAGTAGACTCCCTTTCTCTTGGTACGATCATAGATGAATATGAAATACTAATTTAGATAAACTTTTTTATTAAATTTACTAATTAAAACGATATAATCTATAATCAGATAGTAATAACAATACGTTTAACAGTCAATACATTTTTATGGTTATAGAGATTTTAATTTATCAAAATGACCAAAAAACCATTGTTTTATAAGGATTTCCCTGTCATTTGTTTTCTTTTATCCAAAATACCTTTCGGATTAAAAATCATTCTTTTATTGTACAAAACCGATTTATGTGATAATTTCAAATTATACATCATTATACTGGGATAAATTCATTACCCTAGGAGGAACTCAAATGAGTAAACAGTTGGATGCCGTCACTTTCGGGGAGCCGATGGCGATGTTTTATGCGAATGAAACGGGTCCCCTGCATGAAGTATTTTCGTTCTCCAAAGCGTTGGCAGGTGCCGAGAGCAATGTAGCTACAGGCTTATCGCGCTTAAATCATCCTACAGGTTATGTTACGAAGCTTGGTGAAGATAACTTTGGTCATTTCATTGCTCAAGCAATGAAGAAAGAGAACATTGATACTACCAACATTACTTTTACTAAAGAAAATTCAACGGGTATGTTAATCAAATCAAAGGTTGTTACAGGCGATCCTAAAGTCGAATACTTCCGCAAAAATTCCGCGGCCTCCAAGCTTAGCCTGATTGATTTTGACGAGGCATACTTTAATGCTGCAGGACATTTACACGTAACAAGTATCTCCGCCGCCTTATCCAAGAGCTGTCATGAATTCTCTGTTCATGCTATGGAGTTTATGAAGCGACAAGGAAAGACGGTCTCCCTCGATCCAAATCTGCGCCCTAGCTTATGGCCGGATACAGAAACGATGGTGAAGACGATCAATGATCTGGCTACACGCTGTGATTGGTTCCTTCCAGGACTCGGTGAAGGCAAGATTCTTACAGGTCTTAGTACGCCAGAAGAGATTGCGGACTATTATCTGGCGCCTTCAGGTCCGAGCTTAATCGTCATCAAGCTCGGACCTGAAGGCGCTTACTATAAATCCGCTGAAGGAGAAGGTTATGTAGACGGGTTTAAGGTAGAGCAGGTCGTTGATACCGTAGGTGCAGGTGATGGTTTTGCCGTTGGTGTAATCAGTGCGATGCTGGAAAAGCTTCCGATTGCTGAGGCCGTCAAACGTGGCAATGCGATCGGTGCGTTAGCCGTTATGTCGCCTGGCGATATGGATGGACTTCCGACCCGTGAGGAGCTTGCGAAGTTTATGCAGCAGGAGGTTTAAGCACATAGATTTGAGTCAGCTTTCGCAACATAATCTCAGTAAACTTCTGTAATTCTCATAAATAGCTGAATACAACCAAATCTACACAACATAGCTGTACTCTATACAACTATATCGAGTCAAAATCGTTTTTTCTCGGCTTTAATTGCACTTTATACATTTAAAAACCAGGTGAACATCGCTGTCAGCAATTTCCCGCAGAAATAACTGCACAAAATACAATTAAACTCTCAATCCAGGAAGCACAAACTAAAATAGTTGCAGAAAGTACAATTAACCACAAGATGAAACAACAACGTTACAGCCTTATAGTCTAGCAGCTCTGGAGTTTTATTATTAAAAAATGCCGTCTCACAGTTGAACTGTGGAACGGCATTTCTTTGTATTTTTATAGCCTGTACTTATTTATAAGACCTCACAGACTGCCCTTGTTGCAAGGTCGGCGGAAAACGATAAGTGATAGGAACAGAAGCGCCCTTATCCTCGATACAAGAGAGTATAATCTTAGCAGCTTGCATGCCCATTTCGTAAGCAGGCTGACGAATTGTTGTAATGACCGGATTATAAATTTGCGCGAACTCCGCATCATCTATACCGATGACAGACAATTGTTCCGGAATAGCGATGGCATTTCGATTCGCATATTTCAAAATCTCCGCTAGCGTGATATCGTTCGTAGCCAATAACGCTGTCGGAGGTTCCGGCAACGCTAAAAGGCGCTTCAGTCCTGCAGCTAATTCTTCTTTTGGCACACTACAAATATACTCCTCACGCAGCGTTAGGTCCGCTTCTTCCATTGCTTTTTTATAACCACTGATCCGCTCTTTACGAGGGGTAATCGCATGCTCCCCTAGCGGCAGGGTGACCAGAGCAATTCGCTCATGGCCTTGCTGTGTAAGCTGTCCCACACCTATCTTGGCCGCCATTTCATTGTCGAGCAGCAAACTCTGCGTAGTGATTCCATCTACCAGACGATCCATAAACACTAACGGAAAATCCGCCTCTATTAGTCGGCTGTATGCAGATGGATTGTTCCCCGTCGGAAAAATAATCAAACCGTCCACCTGGCGGGCAACTAAGGTTTCGACGTACTTGCTTTCTTTATCCGCATTCTCATCGGCATTGCATATGATTACTTGGATTCCGTGTTGCTGCAGCTCGTTCTCGATCGCCCGGATACATTGAATAGACAGCGAATAATCGATATTAGCAACGATGATTCCGACCATATGCGTCCGATTCTGTTTCAGACTGCGCGCAAGTCCATTCGGTTGATAATTGAGCTCCTCAATCACAGCCTCGATCCGGTTTTTCGTCGCTTCACTCATATATTTAAAACGTTTGTTCAAAAATTGGGAGACCGTACTCTTCGACACTCCCGCTTTTTGAGCCACATCATCAATTGTTAACTTCTTCATCACTTCGGCTCCACTCTTCTCAAAAGAAAATTACTTTATCAAAAAGTATAGCTTTTATTGGGTGAATTATCTACTAAGGAGTATTGTTCATAAAATCCATATAAAGCTTATTTTGTTGCTCTTCCGATAAAAAAGCCCAATTCTCATCCAGCCACCCCAATCCAGCTTTCATAAGAATATCCGCTTTACGTTGTTCCCCGCCCACTTTATAATCCATGATTAGTGTTTCTCCCTTAATCTCTTTAAACCCAATTGCTATAGCAGATGTTGGAATGCTCATGGTCTCCATATCATAAAGTACGGTTTTCTCTTTGTATTTTTTATCCCCTGCATATTCTAAGTAACTAAGTACGAGCTGCTCATGCTCCTTATCAACAGCAATGATTGACTTGTAATCTAATAGTGTATCATCAAAGGATTTAAGCGTGATCGGTGCCACAGTTTCCCCTGCCGCTGCTTTTTTAACATTAAGCATTGAAAATTCACCATCCTCATACATACCTACACCAAGAGTCTTTTTGTAAGAAGTTAACAGGACATAATCTCCCGCCCCAAAAACCCCACTCAAATATTGATAAGTACTTGCCCCTCCCGCATAAAGAGGAAAAGTATATATCCTAGTAGCCGAAGAAGCCGATAGCTCCGTCTGGTCCTTCGAGCTCAAGTAAAGGGTGAACGGCTCTGTAGGATGTGTGTACTTTGGCTTCTTGTAGTCAACCATCGGGGGCGGCGGCGACCAGAGGATTCCCGCTGTTGTCTCAACGGCATATGCTTTGCTCTTATCTCTGCTCATTGGTAAAGGCATGTAATATTTCTTACCACTAATCTCAAACTCTGCTGGACTTGTCGGAGGCTCTGACGCTTTGTCATTAGTAACAGGAGTAGAAGAAGGTAGTATCGCTGCGGCTTGTGACTGCACCGATGAAGATTGGACTGGACCCTGACTCTTCCATGCGCCTATAGGCAAGTTAAGTGCACCTATCAACAAAATCATAGCCACACTGATCAGTAGCAAACTTTTGTTTATTCGATAACGTCTGTGATTTTTATTTTTAAGCGTAGCAGCCTGTTCGATCTGAATCATCAGCTCAGGTGTAAAGCCATCTTCAATAAAAGGTTTTTTGCCTGCTTGCGCATACCAATCATTCTGTCCGATCATCACCGGGTTACTGTCATCAGCTTTGCCTCTCATTCTCTCTCCTCCTTCTGGATGGCTTGCTTAACCTTCTCCCTCGCTCGCGCGAGTCGAGATTTCACAGTCCCCTGAGCTATATTCAGCAAATCAGACATTTCGGCAATCGATAGTCCATGCTGAATATCCAGTACAAGCACCTCTCTGTTCTTATCTGGTAGGTTCATAATCATTTCCCAGATTCGGTTCGCATACTGATTTCCGAGCGCTTCTCTTTCCGCAGACGGAGCATTTACAGTAACAGGTTGATCTCCAAATGGTATGAATCTGCGCCAAAAGCTATTTTTACTCCAACTAAAGGCTGTATTTCTAGTAATCGTGAGTAGCCAAGTTTTCATCGACGATTGTCCCCGGTACTTCCCCACATTTTTATATGCCTTCAAAAACACTTCTTGGCTAATATCATTCGCTTGCTCACGGCTTCTAGTTAAGAAAAAAGCATAATTCCACACATCCGATCCATACTCCTCCATCATTTCCCGCAAGGTCATTTCGGACGCATACGCTTCTGCATATGGCATATCTTCGCTTAGCATGTTTCGTCTCACCCCTTGCCTAATAAGACTTTCCAAACTTGAAAAAGTTCCCTTTAAAATAAATAATTAGGTCATATATTACATAACAGCATAATCTCTATATCTGTCTTTTAAAAAGCACCACCGATGAACGCTTAAACGTCATCAGTGGTGCTCGCATGTCGGATTGGGGAGAGCTGAATATATCTAGAGATATAGGCGTTTCCCCTCATTTTGAGTGTACAAAGTGCAACAAAATGAAGATCCAGCTATCTTGGATTGCGTTCTATTGCACAAAATGCAATGCCTCCACCAACTTATATCGCACTTCAACCCCCTCCGCCCGCACCCGCATCTGTACCTCCCCCTGCTGATCCGTCCGGAATATAGATGCTTGGTTATCTCGCAATCGCTCCAACACCTCAGCTTTCGGGTGACCATACAGATTATTGACACCCGCAGAAATCACCGCTGCTGCAGGCTGCCAGAAGTCAAGCCAAGCTTCGCCAGAGGATGTCTTGCTCCCATGATGAGCCACCTTCAGCACATCAATGAAAGGTCCAGCGCTGATCCCCTTTTGCTTGGCCTGCTCTACAATCTCCTCCTCGGCTTCCAGATCCATATCTCCGGTGAATAGAAAGTTTCTACCATTCATCTCTAAGCGAAAAGCTACCGAATCATGGTTCTGGTCTTCCAGTAGAGGAATGCCATTCTGATAAGGAGTACCCGACGCTTCTCCACCCCTTCCCTCCGGCCATAAAAAGGACAGCTCCGTCTGATCATCCGGGGAAAGGGTCATTCCTTGATGCACAGCATACAACTGAACATCCCTCTCTAGTGCAGTCCTCATCATCCCCAAATAAAACTCGCGATCAACTAACGTTCCATTAAAAAGCAACGCCGAAACCGGAATCTCTTCCAACACGGCTTGGAGTCCTCCGGCATGATCCTGATCTCCATGTGTCAAAATAATCGCATCTAAACGGTGGATACCACGTTTTTTCAGCAGAGGCACCAGCACTTTAGCGCCAACCTCGAACGGACTTCGGCGAACGCGCCACTCTTCTTTTTGACCAAAGTTTAAGGTTCCACCACCGTCCACTAGAATATGTGCTCCGCTCGGTGTAGTGATGAGGATGCTGTCGCCTTGTCCAATATCCAGATAACTAATTGTACCTCTACCAGCTTGACCATCCGACTGATAACCCCTATACAGCAACATCCCCAGTCCAACCGCCAATAGTAGAACAATCGCTCCGCTCCAGCGTCCAACCTTAGAAGCACCAACAGCAAGCTGTGCATTCCCCACTCTCCCAAACCCACCGTGACTGTTCACAGATAAACCAGCCTCCGCTAAAGGTCTCGTCTCATCCTCCATATATTGAGGTGCAGAACGAGCTTCCTTTCCTAGCTTGGCAACATACAGCAGACCATACAACAAAACATAGTACACACCGATCCACAGCAGTGAAGGCGAGCCCCAAATCAGTACTCCACCGGTAAATTTGTTGATCCATTCCACTGCGTAGAAAGTAAAGTTATTCAGCAGCTCCGTAACATGCGCCAGTACGTTTGCAGCATCTTCCCACAGTCGTCCAAGCAGTAGCGCAAACGTCCCTAGCGGCAATACTACAAAGGTAATAAAAGGTACAAAGACCAAATTGGCGACAAAGGACAGTAGCGAAAACTGATTAAAATAATAAATCGTGAGCGGGAAAGAAACTAATTGGGCCACTAACGTCACAGAGACCGCACCTTTAAGCCAGCGTGGCAGTATGCTCAAAAGAGGATTCATAAGCGGAACGTAGACCATCAAACCCAGGGTCACCAGAAAAGACAACTGGAAGCTGACACTGAGCAGCATATAAGGATTCCAGATCAACATAACCAGTGCCGATGCCGCCAAAATATTAAGTCCATCCTTCAACATTCCAACTCTTGCAGCGAGCAAGGCAATCATACTCATCAGCCCCGCACGCACAATGGACGGACCCGCACCAGACAAGAGGACGTATACCGGAACGAGTAAGAAAGTGAGCGTTAGTGCGGTCTCTTTTGTCAGGCGAAAGCGTCTGAACAGAAATAAAAGAACGCCTACATACACCGCTACATGCATACCTGAAATAGCGAGAATATGCGTCAAACCGAGCTGGGAGAACTGCTTAAAGGTATCCGGATCGAGATCATCCTGCATCCCAATGATTAAGCCCTTCATGTACCCAGAGTGGCGTCCTTGAAAAAGATGGTCCAACTCAGCACCAAGGGCCGTTCGCGCGCTGTCATTTAAGCGAAGAATCGTTAACGGACTCCATGAATCTGGCACGGTTACCCTTATATTTTCCGCTCCCTGCCCCTTTAATAGCCAATGAATCTTCTTCGTATGTAAATAGGTACGATAATCGAAGCCTCCAAAATTACGCGCTACTGCCGGCTCTTCCAGCACGCCATTAAGCAGCACCTCATCCCCTCTTCGCCACTCCGCAGCGACAGCAATTTCTTGCTCAGCCAGAAGTTTGATCTGAACTGCGATTAACTCCCCTTGCATCTTGCTATCCTGTCCATCCAATGGATCAGATGAATAATCATCTCCGTCTACAAGCAGGTTCATATGTGAGAGCTTCATTATAAAATCAACCCGATCCCCATCCCGTTCCACGACGGAAACGATCGTGCCTCTAGCTTCCACGGGACTCCCATTCAGCTCTGCAATCGTGCTACCCAGCGCTTCAGGAATTCCGCTAATATTGCGAGCTTCGTTCCACTCCCAATATCCAGCCGCTAAAGAAATGGATAAACACAACACGGCTATGTATTTCCAACTTACTGTTCCCCACACCCTCAGACTCACCAGTAAAAGTATTAATCCAGCCCATGCTAACAGCAGTCCGTTCCCTGAGCTTAAGCAAGCCGCTGCGCTTCCAGCCACCCAACATACTGTAAAGCTTAACAAGGGTCTTTCCTTCACGCGCCCATCCCCCTTTCACAATACTGGATACAAAAAAAAGAACCTCTACATACGCCATAAAAGCGCACGAGAGGTTCTTCCTCAAGTCATCTTATTAAATTAGTGTTGTACAGATCAGCTACTCTGACACTTTGATCATCGTTTCACTTGGCGGCTCATAGTTCTCCAATTGACGAAATATGATACCCTTGGCAGCCATCATCGCTTCAACCTTTTCCATATCCTTACGGTAAGGTCGGTAATACACGATTTCCACGATACCACTGTTCGCCAGCATATTGGCGCAGGTCCAGCAAGGCTCATCTGTCACATAGACGGTACTGCCTTCCCGATCGATTCGGTCTGTAAATAGCAAAAGATTCTGTTCCGCATGAATCGTGCGAATACAGCGCTGTTTCTTCACCATTGTCTCTACGCCATCCACGATTTCCATTTCATATTGCTCCGAGAGCATACAGCCTGCCTCTGAACAATCAGGTACGCCCATTGGCGCCCCGTTGTACGCTGTTCCTAGCAACTTCTTGCCTTGTACCAGCACAGCACCCACATGTCGGCGATTACAGCGTGAACGAGTTGAGACCATGCAGGCAATGTCCATGAAGTAAGTATCCCAGTCTTTACGATAAGCAGCAGTCATAATTAATCTCCATATCCTTCTAAATAGTTGTTAACTATTGTAGCACATCCCCGCAAGTATTCACTAGGACAACGGTTGTAGCACATTCAACAGTACCTTCAATACCCTTTTATCTTCAAAATATTACTAAAGGCTTTAGCTTTTCCAGCATTTTGGGCCCGATCCCCTTCACCTTCCCCAAATCTGACAGACTACGAAAAGCCCCTTCACGGTTGCGATACTCGATTATAGTCTGGGCCTTCTTCTCTCCGATGCCCGGGAGATCCATCAGCTCCTTAGCACCCGCAGTGTTCACATTTATTTTACCTTCCTGTGAAGCGACTGACGTGGTAACCTCAAGCGCCTCCAAAGCATTCTCTCCAGTAACTGTTGTCGCTTTTTCATCTACTGGAGTCGGGACAGTATGTTCTACTTGTGCAGTATCCTTCACCTTCTGAGCAGGATCAGACTTATCACTAACTTCAGCCTTTCCAGCACTATCATTTTTCCCAGAAGCATCAGTCTTCCCAGTAGCTTCGGCTCCCACTGTAACTTTCCCAGCACTTTGCTTATCTACCTTCGTCTGCTGGCCTCCCACTTTGCCCTCTGTAGCCGAAGCTTCACCTGGCTCAGCGACTCCAATCGCCTGTTCCATGCTTGCATTCAAGGTTTCCCATCCGGCAATGCCGGAATCCCCCTTGCTCCCTGCAGACCATAGCAACCCACCACCCAGTAGAGCTACAACCACTCCGAGCACTATATTCCCTTTATTCAAAATGCGCTCCCCCTCACGAAAATTCGTCCTATACTTTTTTGTGAATCTTCATACATTCCTTTAATTGGAATTCCCTTTAATAATTCATACAAAACCTGTCATTTGTCCAAGGCTATCCTGCATACATATAACGAAGAGAATTCATGTCAGTTAGTAAAAAGCAATGCTAGAAAGGAGGAACCACAGGTGAAAGTAGGATTTATCGGAACAGGCAGCATGGGCAGCCTGCTGATCGACGCCTTTCTTTCTTCCGGAGCGCTAGAACCGTGTGATGTGCTTGCCAGCAACCGCAGCCTGAATAAGCTGCTGGAGCTTGAGAAGCGTCACCCCGGCATTTCCATTTGCGGAAGCAATAGGGAGACAGCGTTAGGAAGTGATATCGTTTTTTTATGCGTAAAGCCACTTGAATTTAAAACATTAACAGATGAGATCGGCTCATGTCTCCGGAGTGAGCAAATTGTCGTATCCATTACAAGTCCAGTTCAATTGCATCATCTGGAATCCGCTTTGCCGTCCAAAATTGCCAAGATCATCCCAAGCATTACGCACTGCGTCAAGAGTGGGACTTCACTGTGCATATTTGGCAGCAGGCTTAATAAAGAAGACAGGCTTGTACTGCTACAGCTATTGTCTTTCATAGGTGTTCCCTTAGAAATCCAAGAAGCACATACCCGAATCGCTTCTGATTTCTCCAGCTGTGGACCTGCGTTCTTAAGCTATTTCATTGAGCGCTGGATAGAAGCAGCCGTTGAGGCCACTGGAATTGAAGAGACATTAATCAGCCGACTCGCTGGTGAAATGCTGCTTGGAACAGGCAAATTACTGACAGAAGGGGAGTTTACCCCGCAAGAGCTTCAAGAACGGGTCGCTGTTCGCGGTGGCATTACTGCAGAAGCGTTAAGCCACTTACGTACCAGTCTAGATGGTGTATTTGAACGCCTCATCACGACAACGCATGATAAATATGATGAGGATGTTATTAAGCTTGATGAGCTATTCGGACACGACACTATTAATCAGGGTCCTAAAGAACGTTAGAACAACAAAGCCCGCAGCACGGATTTCTCCGATGCTGCGGGCAGAATTGCGTTCTTCGCTTAACCCACTACAATATTTACAAGCTTGCCAGGAACCGCAATAATCTTGCGTACGGTTTTACCTTCTACAGCTGCACTCACATTAGGAAGTGACAGCGCATGAGCTTGCATTTCTTCCTGACCCATATCCAGCGGAATCAGGGCGCGTTGTACGATTTTACCATTAACTTGAATAACGATTTCAACCTCAGCATCGACTGTCCATGCTTCATCATAAGCTGGCCAAGCCACGTAGCTGATGCTTCCTTCATGACCAAGCAGTTGCCACAGCTCTTCAGCAATATGCGGCGCCAGTGGTGACAACATTTGCACAAAGTGTTCGGCAGCTTCATGGGACAAGGTTTCTTGCTTGTAGGCATCGTTAATGAAAATCATCAACTGGCTAATCGCCGTATTGAAACGCAGATGTTCGAAATCCTCAGTGACTTTCTTAATCGTTTTGTGCCAAGTACGTTTGAACTCTTCCGTACCGCCATCTGCTGTGATTTTGGCATTGAGCTTACCTTCCTCATTCACGAACAGGCGCCATACACGGGACAAGAACCGGTGAACCCCTTCAACACCCTTTTCATTCCAAGGCTTGGTTGCTTCCAGAGGGCCCA
This genomic stretch from Paenibacillus sp. FSL H7-0737 harbors:
- a CDS encoding bifunctional 2-keto-4-hydroxyglutarate aldolase/2-keto-3-deoxy-6-phosphogluconate aldolase, which gives rise to MKKMKVLQNVASVGVVAVIRADSAEEAFKMSVACIEGGLNNIEVTFTTPDADVAIKRLVAEYGDRAVIGAGTVLDPLTARIAILAGSEFVVSPSFEAETAKMCNLYGIPYMPGCMTLNEMKEALKFGVDVLKLFPGSAFGPDYVKAVKGPMPHVNIMPTGGVDLNNMEKWIANGCIAVGIGGNLTAPAKDGRYDQITDLAAQYVAKFKEVKGI
- a CDS encoding RNA polymerase sigma factor — protein: MLSEDMPYAEAYASEMTLREMMEEYGSDVWNYAFFLTRSREQANDISQEVFLKAYKNVGKYRGQSSMKTWLLTITRNTAFSWSKNSFWRRFIPFGDQPVTVNAPSAEREALGNQYANRIWEMIMNLPDKNREVLVLDIQHGLSIAEMSDLLNIAQGTVKSRLARAREKVKQAIQKEERE
- a CDS encoding deoxycytidylate deaminase, whose protein sequence is MTAAYRKDWDTYFMDIACMVSTRSRCNRRHVGAVLVQGKKLLGTAYNGAPMGVPDCSEAGCMLSEQYEMEIVDGVETMVKKQRCIRTIHAEQNLLLFTDRIDREGSTVYVTDEPCWTCANMLANSGIVEIVYYRPYRKDMEKVEAMMAAKGIIFRQLENYEPPSETMIKVSE
- a CDS encoding sugar kinase, encoding MSKQLDAVTFGEPMAMFYANETGPLHEVFSFSKALAGAESNVATGLSRLNHPTGYVTKLGEDNFGHFIAQAMKKENIDTTNITFTKENSTGMLIKSKVVTGDPKVEYFRKNSAASKLSLIDFDEAYFNAAGHLHVTSISAALSKSCHEFSVHAMEFMKRQGKTVSLDPNLRPSLWPDTETMVKTINDLATRCDWFLPGLGEGKILTGLSTPEEIADYYLAPSGPSLIVIKLGPEGAYYKSAEGEGYVDGFKVEQVVDTVGAGDGFAVGVISAMLEKLPIAEAVKRGNAIGALAVMSPGDMDGLPTREELAKFMQQEV
- a CDS encoding LacI family DNA-binding transcriptional regulator; translation: MKKLTIDDVAQKAGVSKSTVSQFLNKRFKYMSEATKNRIEAVIEELNYQPNGLARSLKQNRTHMVGIIVANIDYSLSIQCIRAIENELQQHGIQVIICNADENADKESKYVETLVARQVDGLIIFPTGNNPSAYSRLIEADFPLVFMDRLVDGITTQSLLLDNEMAAKIGVGQLTQQGHERIALVTLPLGEHAITPRKERISGYKKAMEEADLTLREEYICSVPKEELAAGLKRLLALPEPPTALLATNDITLAEILKYANRNAIAIPEQLSVIGIDDAEFAQIYNPVITTIRQPAYEMGMQAAKIILSCIEDKGASVPITYRFPPTLQQGQSVRSYK
- a CDS encoding ComEA family DNA-binding protein; this translates as MNKGNIVLGVVVALLGGGLLWSAGSKGDSGIAGWETLNASMEQAIGVAEPGEASATEGKVGGQQTKVDKQSAGKVTVGAEATGKTDASGKNDSAGKAEVSDKSDPAQKVKDTAQVEHTVPTPVDEKATTVTGENALEALEVTTSVASQEGKINVNTAGAKELMDLPGIGEKKAQTIIEYRNREGAFRSLSDLGKVKGIGPKMLEKLKPLVIF
- a CDS encoding RNA polymerase sigma factor, which codes for MVEQGLIRAAQAGDRDALITLLREIEGHVYKTAFYILHNEQDALDASQEALIRVYTKIGSYEEKAQFKTWVQRIVTNICIDKFRRTKPTVSIDEHEMVFQDKHNVEREVLSSYLAEDIREAIDQLPEHHRTVIVLRYLQDFSYNEIADCLDLPLNTVKSYLFRARQQLQNRLQEYQKGGVSG
- the comER gene encoding late competence protein ComER, whose product is MKVGFIGTGSMGSLLIDAFLSSGALEPCDVLASNRSLNKLLELEKRHPGISICGSNRETALGSDIVFLCVKPLEFKTLTDEIGSCLRSEQIVVSITSPVQLHHLESALPSKIAKIIPSITHCVKSGTSLCIFGSRLNKEDRLVLLQLLSFIGVPLEIQEAHTRIASDFSSCGPAFLSYFIERWIEAAVEATGIEETLISRLAGEMLLGTGKLLTEGEFTPQELQERVAVRGGITAEALSHLRTSLDGVFERLITTTHDKYDEDVIKLDELFGHDTINQGPKER
- a CDS encoding ComEC/Rec2 family competence protein, coding for MKERPLLSFTVCWVAGSAAACLSSGNGLLLAWAGLILLLVSLRVWGTVSWKYIAVLCLSISLAAGYWEWNEARNISGIPEALGSTIAELNGSPVEARGTIVSVVERDGDRVDFIMKLSHMNLLVDGDDYSSDPLDGQDSKMQGELIAVQIKLLAEQEIAVAAEWRRGDEVLLNGVLEEPAVARNFGGFDYRTYLHTKKIHWLLKGQGAENIRVTVPDSWSPLTILRLNDSARTALGAELDHLFQGRHSGYMKGLIIGMQDDLDPDTFKQFSQLGLTHILAISGMHVAVYVGVLLFLFRRFRLTKETALTLTFLLVPVYVLLSGAGPSIVRAGLMSMIALLAARVGMLKDGLNILAASALVMLIWNPYMLLSVSFQLSFLVTLGLMVYVPLMNPLLSILPRWLKGAVSVTLVAQLVSFPLTIYYFNQFSLLSFVANLVFVPFITFVVLPLGTFALLLGRLWEDAANVLAHVTELLNNFTFYAVEWINKFTGGVLIWGSPSLLWIGVYYVLLYGLLYVAKLGKEARSAPQYMEDETRPLAEAGLSVNSHGGFGRVGNAQLAVGASKVGRWSGAIVLLLAVGLGMLLYRGYQSDGQAGRGTISYLDIGQGDSILITTPSGAHILVDGGGTLNFGQKEEWRVRRSPFEVGAKVLVPLLKKRGIHRLDAIILTHGDQDHAGGLQAVLEEIPVSALLFNGTLVDREFYLGMMRTALERDVQLYAVHQGMTLSPDDQTELSFLWPEGRGGEASGTPYQNGIPLLEDQNHDSVAFRLEMNGRNFLFTGDMDLEAEEEIVEQAKQKGISAGPFIDVLKVAHHGSKTSSGEAWLDFWQPAAAVISAGVNNLYGHPKAEVLERLRDNQASIFRTDQQGEVQMRVRAEGVEVRYKLVEALHFVQ